A window of the Chloroflexus sp. Y-396-1 genome harbors these coding sequences:
- a CDS encoding ATP-dependent acyl-CoA ligase, giving the protein MMNTIWHALEEQAERRPDRILLRFADQQWRYAEAARLARQAAGVLRDLGVRPGDRVGLMLGNTPDYLWAWFGCACLGAVVVPINIHLKGDVLHYILDHAGATVLIIEPHLYERITTLRNQLPTLQHVLVRGDGEPLPDAIVWNQALTSAQPADPSPGNATDLHSILYTSGTTGPPKGVMLNHHAYLHSAALFADVMIGATADDVFGTSLPLFHINAQAHTVLPAIHRGTTIALIEQFSASRYWRQLADLGATVCNLLAAMIPILMKQPPSPDDRSHRVRIAACAATPPDLWRAFEERFGLTIIEGYGLTETTGFCVANPRYAVRVGTFGKPMPGFELAIFGADDTPLPAGVPGEIVIRPQREHLIMMGYYRQPEQTATALRGGWFHTGDLGQLDEAGYAVFIDRLKQSIRRRGENISSWEVERAVNAHPAVLESAAIGVPSELGEEEVKVVVVLRPGATLDPLDLVRWCEERLAYYAVPRYIEFRESLPKTATERVEKYKLKAEGIGQAWDREAAGYRVKRS; this is encoded by the coding sequence ATGATGAACACAATCTGGCATGCGCTTGAAGAGCAGGCAGAACGGCGACCTGATCGGATTTTGCTCAGGTTTGCCGACCAGCAGTGGCGTTATGCAGAAGCGGCGAGGTTAGCACGTCAGGCAGCCGGTGTGTTGCGTGATCTTGGTGTACGACCAGGTGATCGAGTGGGGCTGATGCTCGGCAACACGCCAGACTATCTCTGGGCGTGGTTTGGGTGTGCCTGTCTTGGCGCAGTAGTGGTGCCGATCAACATCCACTTGAAGGGTGATGTGCTCCACTACATTCTTGACCATGCTGGTGCAACGGTGCTCATTATTGAGCCGCATTTGTATGAACGGATTACTACGTTGCGCAACCAGTTGCCGACATTGCAACACGTGCTCGTGCGGGGTGATGGTGAACCGCTGCCCGACGCAATCGTCTGGAATCAGGCACTTACTTCTGCGCAACCCGCCGATCCTTCACCTGGTAATGCTACCGATTTGCACAGTATTCTCTATACTTCTGGGACTACCGGTCCACCCAAAGGTGTGATGCTCAATCATCATGCGTATCTCCATTCGGCAGCGCTATTTGCCGATGTCATGATTGGTGCGACCGCCGATGATGTGTTTGGTACAAGTTTGCCGCTGTTTCACATTAATGCGCAGGCGCATACGGTGTTACCCGCCATCCATCGCGGCACGACCATCGCCCTGATCGAGCAGTTCAGCGCCTCGCGTTACTGGCGACAACTGGCCGATCTGGGAGCGACCGTGTGCAATCTGTTGGCGGCAATGATTCCGATCTTAATGAAGCAACCACCTTCGCCCGATGATCGGTCGCACCGGGTGCGGATCGCCGCCTGTGCGGCTACCCCACCTGATCTGTGGCGAGCATTTGAAGAGCGGTTTGGCCTGACGATTATTGAAGGGTATGGGTTAACTGAGACTACCGGTTTTTGTGTGGCTAATCCACGGTATGCAGTACGAGTCGGTACGTTTGGCAAGCCGATGCCAGGCTTTGAGTTGGCCATTTTCGGCGCCGACGATACCCCGCTACCGGCAGGTGTTCCCGGCGAGATCGTTATTCGTCCGCAACGAGAACATCTCATAATGATGGGCTATTATCGTCAGCCTGAGCAAACGGCAACCGCACTCCGGGGGGGATGGTTTCATACCGGTGATCTGGGTCAGCTTGACGAGGCTGGGTACGCGGTCTTCATTGATCGGCTCAAGCAGTCGATTCGTCGTCGCGGCGAGAACATCTCCTCGTGGGAGGTCGAGCGGGCAGTGAATGCACATCCAGCCGTGCTCGAAAGTGCTGCAATAGGCGTGCCCAGTGAATTAGGCGAGGAAGAGGTCAAGGTTGTGGTCGTGTTGCGCCCCGGTGCAACACTTGATCCGCTTGATCTGGTGCGCTGGTGTGAAGAGCGGTTGGCCTACTACGCGGTACCACGTTACATCGAGTTCCGCGAGAGCCTGCCCAAGACGGCGACTGAACGGGTTGAGAAGTACAAACTCAAAGCTGAAGGGATCGGTCAGGCATGGGATCGTGAGGCCGCCGGTTATCGGGTGAAGCGTTCGTGA
- a CDS encoding PAS domain-containing protein — protein sequence MQMTSPVQRLTLTYIVSFVLISVLVIGGYGLLVTYSARLTQNDALLEVTHQQQIRVQQVVLIANELVLFADTQRAAALRAELQTLHSNIQRSHQQMLATASSPAIKQITPTLERFLQYVTQFIETPPQQLNRDNLDLRAMQTNLTALQSDLNAIGNLLLTESRRLRDQIALIQSGILTVIMLLVIGSGVFVLRPFTHRARREAEQLQMLSLVARFTDNAVIITDREGYIEWVNEGFTRISGYTLDEVVGRKPGDFLQGAETDPETVAMMSEAIRHGESIKTEIVNYTKDGRPYWLDITISPVYDDQHNLIRFIAIESDITYQKEMERMLRAALKESRDVMNALDQSTILSIADPEGRILEVNERFCTITGYRADELIGKDHRIFKSGVHPPEFFADLWQTIKAGRIWRNEICNRAKDGHLFWVDTTIVPFIGEDGQPERYLAVRFDITARKKSEEQLRASETRYRSVITAMSEGIVVMNKSGVIETCNASAERILGLSYDQLIGRTSFDPRWQAIREDGSPFPGEEHPIMVSLTTGRPQQDVIMGIYKPTGELTWISINSQPLCDEHGQVYAAVASFHDITARRNAERELRFQKTLLECQTEASPDGVLVVSPDRRWLYANRRFLEMWHLTELPVHATTCAVSMEKMLAQVCEPERVRNEIEELYANPQLTSKAEIELKDGRTFERYSAPVISAEGDYYGRVWFFRDVTERRAIERMKNEFVAVVSHELRTPLTSIRGSLGLLAGGVVGELPPRAASMIDIALKNSERLIRLINDILDIEKIESGKMVFKFQPIVLDELVRQTIEANRGFAQQYDVTLELTATLPGVQVYADPDRITQVFTNLISNAIKFSPPGGKVEIALGREPHGRLRVTVTDHGPGIPVEFRSRIFQKFAQADSSNTRQQGGTGLGLSISRAIVERHGGQIGFVTATGVGTTFYVDLAEYRPNTAPISLPPAQSNAPRILICEDDPDIAALLSLILQQAGYATDVAYSLAEARNLLNQHEYRALTLDLIWPNEDSRAFIHEIRQQPHTRHLPIVVVSARAGEEQMLNGAHVDVVDWLPKPIDQQRLLTALQRAAQRTKATRPHILHVEDDGDVAVIIGLLLDEIADVTTASTISEAQTLLKEQSFDLVILDQYLPDGNGIELIPLIEQQQPPLPIILFSVRDLEPAIASRVAVTLVKSRTTNTELLTAVTRLLDQTPKTMKEESL from the coding sequence ATGCAGATGACTTCACCAGTTCAGCGCTTGACGCTCACCTACATTGTTAGTTTTGTGCTGATTTCAGTCTTAGTGATCGGTGGGTACGGTTTACTGGTAACGTATTCAGCCCGCCTGACCCAAAATGACGCACTCCTCGAAGTGACTCACCAACAACAAATTCGGGTCCAGCAAGTGGTGCTGATCGCAAATGAATTGGTGCTCTTTGCCGATACACAACGGGCTGCCGCGTTACGCGCCGAGTTGCAAACGCTGCATAGCAACATCCAACGATCCCACCAGCAGATGCTTGCAACTGCGTCATCCCCCGCTATTAAGCAGATCACCCCTACCCTCGAGCGATTTTTGCAGTATGTCACCCAATTCATCGAAACACCGCCCCAGCAGCTCAACCGCGATAATCTCGATCTGCGTGCGATGCAAACGAATCTTACCGCCTTGCAGAGTGATCTGAATGCTATCGGTAACCTGCTGCTAACCGAAAGCCGGCGCCTGCGCGATCAAATTGCATTGATTCAGTCCGGTATCCTGACAGTCATTATGCTGTTGGTAATAGGCAGCGGCGTGTTCGTCTTACGACCTTTTACCCACCGTGCCCGCCGTGAAGCCGAACAGTTGCAGATGCTTTCGCTGGTCGCCCGTTTTACTGATAACGCAGTCATTATCACCGATCGCGAAGGGTACATCGAGTGGGTCAATGAAGGCTTTACCCGTATCTCCGGCTATACCCTAGATGAAGTCGTTGGTCGCAAGCCTGGTGACTTTTTACAAGGCGCCGAGACCGATCCAGAGACGGTAGCGATGATGAGCGAGGCTATTCGCCATGGCGAGTCGATTAAGACTGAAATTGTCAACTATACCAAAGACGGGCGACCATACTGGCTAGATATTACTATTTCGCCCGTCTACGACGACCAGCATAACCTCATTCGTTTTATTGCTATCGAATCCGACATTACTTATCAGAAAGAGATGGAGCGAATGCTGCGCGCCGCTCTCAAGGAGAGCCGTGATGTCATGAATGCGCTTGATCAATCGACAATTCTCTCCATCGCTGATCCTGAAGGACGTATTCTGGAAGTAAATGAACGCTTTTGTACGATCACCGGTTACAGGGCCGATGAGTTGATCGGCAAGGATCATCGCATTTTCAAATCGGGGGTTCACCCGCCAGAGTTTTTTGCCGATCTCTGGCAAACGATCAAAGCCGGTCGGATTTGGCGAAATGAAATCTGCAACCGGGCTAAAGATGGTCATCTCTTTTGGGTCGATACAACGATCGTCCCGTTCATCGGCGAGGACGGTCAACCTGAGCGCTATCTGGCCGTGCGTTTCGACATCACTGCCCGCAAGAAGAGCGAAGAACAGTTACGCGCCAGTGAAACGCGCTATCGTTCAGTCATCACTGCGATGAGCGAGGGTATCGTGGTGATGAATAAATCAGGTGTTATCGAGACCTGCAATGCCAGTGCTGAACGCATTCTTGGTCTGAGCTATGATCAGTTGATCGGTCGTACCAGCTTCGATCCGAGGTGGCAGGCAATCCGTGAAGATGGCAGCCCCTTCCCCGGTGAAGAACACCCAATTATGGTTTCACTCACCACCGGACGGCCACAGCAAGATGTCATTATGGGCATTTACAAGCCAACAGGGGAACTGACCTGGATATCGATCAATTCACAGCCACTCTGTGATGAGCATGGTCAGGTATACGCCGCAGTAGCCAGCTTCCACGACATTACCGCCCGTCGCAATGCCGAGCGTGAGCTCCGTTTCCAGAAGACCCTGCTCGAATGTCAGACTGAAGCCTCACCCGACGGCGTTCTGGTGGTTTCACCTGACCGACGCTGGCTATACGCCAATCGGCGTTTTCTGGAAATGTGGCATCTTACTGAGCTGCCGGTGCATGCAACAACGTGCGCAGTGAGTATGGAGAAAATGTTGGCCCAAGTTTGTGAGCCAGAACGAGTGCGGAACGAGATCGAAGAACTCTACGCGAATCCCCAACTGACGAGCAAAGCTGAAATTGAATTGAAAGACGGTCGCACCTTTGAACGCTACAGTGCACCGGTCATCAGCGCCGAAGGCGACTATTACGGCCGCGTCTGGTTCTTCCGCGATGTCACCGAACGGCGGGCTATCGAACGAATGAAGAATGAGTTTGTCGCTGTGGTTTCACATGAACTGCGCACGCCGCTCACTTCGATCCGAGGATCCCTCGGCTTGCTGGCCGGTGGCGTTGTCGGCGAATTACCACCACGGGCAGCGTCGATGATCGATATTGCCCTAAAAAATAGTGAGCGGCTAATACGCCTGATCAACGATATTCTCGATATCGAGAAGATTGAGTCGGGCAAAATGGTCTTCAAGTTCCAACCCATTGTACTTGACGAGTTGGTCAGGCAAACTATTGAAGCCAACCGCGGTTTTGCTCAGCAATATGATGTAACCCTTGAGTTAACTGCGACCCTACCCGGTGTTCAGGTCTATGCCGATCCCGACCGTATCACCCAGGTCTTCACTAACCTTATCTCCAACGCTATTAAATTCTCGCCGCCCGGTGGCAAGGTAGAAATTGCCCTTGGTCGTGAACCACATGGCCGACTGCGCGTTACCGTTACCGACCACGGGCCGGGCATCCCGGTCGAATTCCGTAGTCGTATCTTCCAGAAGTTTGCTCAGGCCGACTCGTCAAACACTCGCCAGCAGGGTGGTACCGGTCTAGGGTTAAGCATCAGTCGGGCGATTGTTGAGCGTCATGGTGGTCAGATTGGCTTCGTAACCGCAACCGGTGTGGGGACAACGTTTTATGTCGATCTGGCCGAATATCGTCCCAACACCGCTCCCATATCACTCCCACCAGCCCAATCTAATGCGCCACGCATCCTGATCTGCGAGGATGATCCCGACATTGCCGCTCTGCTCTCGCTGATCTTGCAGCAGGCTGGCTATGCAACCGATGTCGCCTATTCGCTTGCCGAAGCACGCAATCTCCTCAACCAGCACGAGTACCGCGCACTAACGCTCGACCTGATCTGGCCCAACGAAGACAGCAGAGCATTCATCCACGAGATTCGCCAACAACCACACACTCGTCATCTACCAATTGTTGTGGTATCGGCACGTGCCGGTGAAGAACAAATGCTAAACGGCGCTCATGTAGATGTGGTAGACTGGCTACCAAAACCAATCGATCAACAACGCCTACTGACCGCCTTACAGCGGGCAGCACAACGCACTAAAGCTACCCGACCACATATTCTGCATGTGGAAGATGATGGCGATGTAGCGGTAATCATTGGTCTCTTGCTCGATGAGATCGCTGATGTAACGACGGCCTCGACGATCAGCGAAGCACAAACATTGTTGAAAGAACAGTCGTTTGATCTAGTGATTCTCGATCAGTATTTACCGGATGGCAACGGGATTGAACTCATACCCCTGATTGAGCAACAGCAACCACCGCTGCCCATCATTCTCTTCTCAGTCCGCGATCTAGAACCAGCGATCGCCAGCCGCGTTGCCGTAACTCTGGTCAAATCACGAACCACCAATACTGAACTGCTCACGGCTGTAACTCGCTTGCTCGATCAGACACCAAAAACGATGAAGGAGGAATCATTGTGA
- a CDS encoding glycosyltransferase family 39 protein, translated as MHNQKTVANQPFAETGVMVKWNTYGWRIYLLLVLFIAAVLRLSLLSMMEFRHDSAYWALDGYRILQGDYYPLVGQQVGSVRSPLYNGPALSYITAIVFAVFGYKPFFVSALIATLNVFGVYLVYLVGCRLYSRNVGLIMVTLASVSPWIVLYSRMFWPQSLFPFLIPLVLLCLINALEKDRVIDYTLTGILLGLGLQLHLSVLAIVGTSMLILLIYSKTKWQVSFYTFGVAVGYAPNIIYDLTSDFVHIKSIMLLPSLHAVDEPRIFHFAKTIWNFSNVLSGQGLWVSKLSKSQHLPSFIDWGQGVLYSLVFMICLAAILYYIAGDSQANRLRFRISYKDAIVLLFLLLPLAYLFFSRSLIQRHYFLFIYPLPLLVIARGFEILSSRIFLKKDTVKVRSIFLVVLTIMCLLNLITIGYAARFLEQTGGQGEYGTVFVNKERVASYIVEHSSGEYIVDLSHVQESLPYVFLFQSRGKIIIDGDHMIADTIQSYPPSHRSLKYRIVETYYHPVVVEPGEQIVFQVQGIVVLARGS; from the coding sequence GTGCACAATCAGAAGACGGTCGCCAATCAGCCATTTGCCGAGACAGGTGTTATGGTAAAGTGGAATACTTACGGGTGGCGCATTTATTTATTATTAGTACTGTTCATAGCCGCTGTGCTCAGACTTAGTTTACTCTCAATGATGGAGTTTCGCCATGACTCGGCATACTGGGCACTTGATGGGTATCGCATCTTGCAGGGAGATTATTATCCGTTAGTCGGTCAACAGGTTGGAAGTGTTCGTTCACCGCTATATAACGGTCCCGCTCTATCCTACATAACAGCAATTGTATTTGCAGTATTCGGTTACAAGCCGTTCTTCGTTTCGGCACTTATTGCGACGCTAAATGTATTTGGCGTCTATTTAGTTTATCTTGTAGGGTGTCGTCTTTATTCGCGCAATGTTGGCCTGATAATGGTAACGCTTGCCAGCGTGTCACCATGGATTGTGTTGTACAGTCGCATGTTCTGGCCGCAGTCGCTGTTCCCCTTTCTCATTCCGCTGGTGTTATTGTGCTTGATCAATGCGCTCGAAAAAGATAGGGTTATTGATTACACTTTGACCGGTATTTTACTTGGTCTAGGCCTCCAGTTGCACCTTTCAGTGCTAGCAATTGTAGGGACAAGTATGTTGATTTTGCTTATCTATAGTAAAACAAAATGGCAAGTATCATTTTACACTTTCGGTGTTGCTGTAGGGTATGCGCCCAATATTATCTACGACCTGACTTCAGATTTTGTTCACATCAAAAGTATCATGTTGCTTCCTTCTCTCCATGCTGTCGATGAGCCAAGAATCTTTCACTTCGCCAAAACGATATGGAATTTTTCCAATGTCCTATCAGGGCAAGGATTGTGGGTAAGTAAATTATCGAAGTCTCAGCACCTGCCGTCATTTATCGATTGGGGTCAAGGTGTTTTGTATTCGCTAGTATTTATGATTTGTCTCGCTGCTATATTGTACTACATCGCCGGTGATTCACAGGCTAATCGGTTGCGTTTTAGAATTTCATATAAAGATGCAATAGTGCTGCTATTCTTACTTTTACCTCTGGCCTATCTCTTTTTTTCAAGAAGTTTGATTCAGCGGCACTACTTCCTCTTTATCTATCCGTTGCCGCTGCTGGTGATAGCAAGAGGGTTTGAGATATTGAGTTCAAGGATTTTCCTCAAGAAAGATACTGTAAAAGTAAGATCGATCTTTTTGGTAGTTCTGACAATCATGTGTTTACTTAATTTAATAACAATAGGGTACGCAGCGCGTTTTCTAGAACAGACAGGTGGTCAAGGAGAATATGGGACGGTTTTTGTTAACAAGGAGCGGGTGGCGAGTTATATTGTCGAACATTCTAGTGGTGAATACATCGTCGATCTCAGTCATGTACAGGAGTCGTTACCGTATGTATTTCTCTTTCAGTCTCGTGGAAAGATTATTATTGATGGTGATCATATGATTGCCGATACAATTCAATCTTATCCACCATCTCATCGATCACTGAAGTATCGTATCGTCGAGACTTATTACCATCCAGTCGTTGTCGAACCGGGAGAACAAATCGTATTTCAGGTACAAGGTATTGTTGTTCTGGCACGTGGTAGTTAG